Proteins encoded within one genomic window of Lemur catta isolate mLemCat1 chromosome 23, mLemCat1.pri, whole genome shotgun sequence:
- the ZBED6 gene encoding zinc finger BED domain-containing protein 6 produces MSICTLNVPVSSLTSGRRRSTFSGAGILGCVPINSNTDEENVVEGKMVAQGLDKEAKLPAKKKRKKGLRIKGKRRRKKLILAKKFSKDLGSGRPVADAPALLASDAPDQDEESLFESNIEKQIYLPSTRAKTSIVWHFFHVDPQYTWRAICNLCEKSVSRGKPGSHLGTSTLQRHLQARHSPHWTRANKFGVTSGEEDFTLDVSLSPSSPGSSGSFEYIPTDPLDNNRMGKKRDKSASDALRAERGRFLIKSNIVKHALIPGTRAKTSAVWNFFYTDPQHISRAVCNICKRSVSRGRPGSHLGTSTLQRHLQATHPIHWAVANKDNGAVGNGLDETETERNDPLSDTVHGEKSTGSQDLTAEDLSDSDSDEPPVLEVENRSESPIPVAEQNTVIHAQERETTYCENPVSSQISQAIIQMIVEDMHPYNYFSTPAFQRFMQIVAPDYRLPSETYFFTKAVPQLYDCVREKIFLTLENVQSQKIHLTVDIWTHDPSTDYFIVTVHWVSLETAPFPHNGRIPNFRKWAVLCVTGLAKDCLITNILQELNDQIGLWLSPNFLIPSFIVSDNSSNVVHAIKDGGFTHVPCFLHCLNIVIQDFFCEHKSIENMLVAARKTCHHFSHSVKARQILQEFQNDHQLPWKNLKQDETGHWISTFYMLKWLLEHCYSVHHSLGRASGVVLTSLQWTLMTYVCDILKPFEEATQKVSVKTTGLNQVLPLIHHLLLSLQKLREDFQVRGITQALNLVDSLSLKLETDTLLSAMLKSKPCILATLLDPCFKNSLEDFFPQGADLETYKQILAEEVCNYMESSPEVCQIVTSEPSGSSVTVGADAFTLSMKEGTSNSGSIDSSAADSVAIGSKRFIFPSAIAIVDEYFKEKYSEFSGGDDPLIYWQRKMNIWPALTQVAIQYLSCPMCSWQSECIFTTNSHFHPKQIMSLDFDNIEQLMFLKMNLKNVNYDYSTLVLSWDPENEVQSNEKEIIP; encoded by the coding sequence ATGAGTATATGTACTTTAAATGTACCAGTTTCCTCCCTCACTTCTGGCAGAAGACGCAGCACTTTTAGTGGTGCTGGGATTCTGGGATGTGTTCCTATTAATTCtaatacagatgaagaaaatgtggtagagGGAAAGATGGTGGCACAAGGACTGGATAAAGAGGCAAAATTGcctgctaaaaagaaaagaaagaagggttTGCGAATTAAGGGGAAAAGACGTCGAAAAAAATTGATCCTTGCCAAAAAGTTTAGTAAGGATTTGGGATCTGGGAGGCCTGTTGCAGATGCCCCTGCTTTGTTAGCATCTGATGCCCCTGACCAGGATGAAGAAAGTCTTTTTGAGAGCAATATAGAAAAACAGATCTATCTACCTAGTACCAGAGCCAAGACTTCCATTGTATGGCATTTCTTTCATGTTGACCCCCAGTACACCTGGCGGGCTATTTGTAATCTCTGTGAAAAAAGTGTCAGCAGGGGTAAACCTGGAAGCCATCTTGGTACATCTACTCTTCAACGACATCTGCAGGCAAGACATTCTCCTCACTGGACCAGGGCCAACAAGTTTGGAGTCACTAGTGGGGAGGAAGATTTTACCTTGGATGTATCTTTATCTCCCTCTTCTCCTGGAAGCAGTGGAAGCTTTGAATATATTCCTACTGATCCATTAGATAATAATAGAATGGGTAAGAAACGTGATAAATCAGCATCTGATGCCCTAAGGGCAGAAAGAGGGAGATTTCTCATCAAAAGTAACATTGTCAAGCATGCCTTAATCCCTGGAACCAGAGCCAAGACATCTGcagtttggaattttttttacaCTGATCCTCAGCATATCTCAAGAGCTGTgtgtaatatatgtaaaagaagtGTGAGCCGGGGTAGGCCAGGTTCTCACTTAGGAACTTCAACACTTCAACGACACCTCCAGGCCACCCATCCCATCCATTGGGCTGTTGCCAACAAAGACAATGGTGCTGTTGGAAATGGGTTAGATGAAACTGAGACTGAGAGAAATGATCCCCTAAGTGACACTGTGCATGGAGAAAAGTCTACAGGCAGCCAAGATTTAACAGCTGAGGACCTTAGCGACTCTGATTCAGATGAACCTCCTGTGTTAGAGGTTGAAAATAGATCTGAAAGTCCTATTCCTGTTGCAGAGCAAAACACTGTGATACATGCACAGGAGAGAGAAACAACATATTGTGAAAATCCAGTCTCAAGTCAAATAAGTCAGGCAATTATTCAAATGATTGTGGAGGATATGCATCCTTACAACTACTTCTCAACCCCAGCCTTTCAGAGGTTCATGCAGATTGTAGCCCCTGACTATAGGTTGCCATCAGAGACTTACTTTTTCACTAAGGCTGTACCTCAGTTATATGATTGTGTCagagaaaaaattttcttaaCTTTAGAGAATGTTCAAAGCCAAAAGATCCACCTGACTGTTGACATATGGACCCATGACCCATCCACTGACTATTTCATTGTGACTGTACACTGGGTCTCTTTGGAAACTGCACCTTTCCCCCATAATGGCAGGATCCCCAATTTTAGAAAGTGGGCAGTGCTTTGTGTTACAGGTTTGGCCAAAGACTGTTTGATAACCAACATTTTACAAGAATTAAATGACCAGATTGGTCTGTGGCTTTCTCCTAATTTTCTTATCCCTAGCTTCATTGTTTCTGACAATTCCTCGAATGTGGTACATGCAATCAAAGATGGTGGTTTTACCCACGTGCCATGCTTCCTGCATTGTTTAAATATAGTCATTCAGGACTTCTTCTGTGAGCACAAAAGCATTGAGAATATGTTAGTGGCTGCTAGGAAAACGTGTCATCATTTTAGTCATTCGGTAAAGGCCCGTCAGATACTGCAAGAGTTCCAAAATGATCACCAACTCCCATGGAAGAATTTGAAGCAGGATGAAACTGGACATTGGATTTCTAccttttatatgttaaaatggCTCTTAGAGCATTGCTACTCAGTTCACCATAGTCTTGGTAGAGCCAGTGGAGTTGTGCTCACTTCCCTTCAGTGGACTCTAATGACTTATGTTTGTGATATTCTTAAGCCATTTGAGGAGGCCACCCAGAAAGTGAGTGTGAAGACCACAGGATTGAATCAAGTGCTACCCCTAATCCATCATCTACTCCTTTCCCTGCAGAAACTCAGAGAAGATTTTCAAGTCAGAGGAATTACTCAGGCCCTCAATCTGGTGGACAGTTTATCTCTGAAACTTGAAACAGATACCCTACTAAGTGCCATGCTGAAATCCAAGCCCTGTATCTTGGCTACTTTGTTGGATCCTTGCTTTAAAAACAGTTTGGAAGACTTTTTTCCTCAAGGTGCTGATTTAGAAACTTATAAACAGATTCTTGCAGAAGAGGTTTGTAATTATATGGAATCTTCACCAGAGGTCTGCCAGATTGTGACTTCAGAACCTTCTGGTTCTTCAGTTACAGTAGGAGCTGATGCATTTACCTTGTCTATGAAAGAGGGCACCTCCAATTCAGGTTCCATTGATAGTTCAGCTGCAGACAGCGTTGCCATTGGAAGCAAAAGGTTCATTTTCCCTTCTGCTATAGCAATTGTGGATGAGTACTTCAAAGAGAAGTATTCAGAATTCTCAGGAGGTGATGACCCTTTGATTTACTGGCAGAGGAAGATGAACATATGGCCGGCTTTGACCCAGGTTGCTATTCAGTATCTAAGTTGCCCCATGTGTAGTTGGCAGTCTGAATGTATCTTTACTACAAATAGCCACTTTCATCCAAAACAGATCATGAGCTTGGACTTTGACAATATAGAACAGCTGATGTTTCTGAAAATGAACTTGAAAAATGTTAACTATGATTATTCTACATTGGTTCTGAGCTGGGATCCTGAGAATGAAGTtcaaagcaatgaaaaagaaataataccttaa